A window of the Mucilaginibacter sp. cycad4 genome harbors these coding sequences:
- a CDS encoding carboxylate-amine ligase, translating to MNEFTLGVEEEFMVIDPVSRELKSHEQKIVDAAQKIHEDQVKAEMHQAVVEVGTHICRNTEEARKEVGKLRTTVAQLAGDIGLRIGAAGTHPFSHWQHQLITDNPRYFEIVDEMQEAARSNLIFGLHVHVGIQSRDMAIHIANQVRYFLPHVYALSTNSPFWEGRNTGFKSFRTKVFDKFPRTGIPDYFSSIEEYDRYIKLLVKTNCIDNAKKIWWDIRVHPFFETIEFRICDCPMLVDETIAFAALFQALCAKLYKLRAQNMKFINYSRALINENKWRAARYGIDGKMIDFGKEMEVNTRSLILELLDFVDDVVDELGSRDDLQYVHNILEHGTGADRQLAIYQQNNNFADVVDYITSQTLKGL from the coding sequence ATGAACGAATTTACCTTAGGTGTTGAAGAAGAATTTATGGTGATTGATCCCGTATCGCGGGAACTGAAATCGCATGAGCAAAAAATTGTGGATGCAGCCCAAAAGATCCATGAAGACCAGGTAAAAGCCGAAATGCACCAGGCCGTGGTTGAGGTGGGCACCCATATTTGCCGCAATACAGAAGAAGCCCGTAAAGAAGTGGGTAAGCTTCGTACCACGGTGGCCCAACTGGCCGGAGATATTGGCCTGCGTATTGGCGCTGCCGGTACACATCCTTTTTCACACTGGCAGCACCAATTGATTACCGATAATCCAAGATATTTTGAAATTGTGGATGAGATGCAGGAGGCTGCCCGCTCCAACCTCATTTTTGGGTTGCATGTGCATGTAGGCATCCAGTCGCGCGATATGGCTATTCATATAGCCAACCAGGTGCGGTACTTTTTGCCGCATGTGTATGCGCTTTCAACCAATTCGCCGTTTTGGGAAGGGCGAAATACCGGTTTTAAATCGTTCCGCACCAAGGTTTTTGATAAGTTTCCGCGTACGGGCATCCCCGATTATTTCAGCAGTATTGAGGAGTACGACCGCTACATTAAGCTGCTCGTAAAAACCAATTGTATTGATAACGCCAAAAAAATCTGGTGGGATATCCGTGTACACCCATTCTTTGAAACCATCGAATTCCGAATTTGCGACTGCCCTATGCTTGTTGATGAAACCATTGCTTTTGCTGCGCTATTCCAGGCATTGTGTGCCAAGCTTTACAAACTACGGGCACAAAACATGAAGTTCATTAACTATTCGCGTGCGCTTATCAATGAAAATAAATGGCGCGCAGCCCGTTACGGCATCGACGGAAAAATGATAGACTTTGGTAAGGAAATGGAGGTAAATACCCGCTCACTGATATTGGAGCTGCTTGATTTTGTAGACGATGTAGTTGACGAACTTGGCTCGCGCGATGACCTGCAATATGTACACAATATACTGGAGCATGGCACCGGTGCCGACAGGCAACTGGCCATTTACCAGCAAAACAATAACTTTGCCGATGTGGTGGATTATATCACCTCACAAACACTGAAGGGGTTGTAA
- a CDS encoding FeoB-associated Cys-rich membrane protein produces MNMQIIIIAILFAGAVFYIGRMMYRALTTKKSCGGNCKCGVDFSGIEPGKTTK; encoded by the coding sequence ATGAATATGCAAATCATCATTATCGCGATACTTTTTGCAGGCGCTGTTTTTTACATCGGCCGTATGATGTACAGGGCGCTTACTACCAAAAAAAGCTGTGGCGGCAATTGCAAATGCGGTGTTGATTTTTCAGGCATTGAACCTGGAAAAACCACCAAATAA
- a CDS encoding glycosyltransferase, giving the protein MSSSKQVFQADNPGRWNRFKWLSRVLLAALVIGIIAVVVTIRSTYYPELPNLNPAPKKMTKEELEQLKRSTKFKSFKIQKSEIEALERARKLHQIKQPNNKDRINAAFYRAWEPQAYNSLVVNIGHLDMVVSEGFSIVPKTDTVVTKLDTGLMNLNKKYNKPIVVSLSNYVNYNNTHGGYDTKDVDRIVNNKTLRSNFINSIVNSLTKNKLKGINVDFDELRDRNSKNYIAFQNELYATLHAKGFLVTQNVVPEDETFDITRLQHVNDFLFIMAIDEHYEATNAGDLSNQRWVEQILDEVCSKVPSEKVILTFAGGAYDWPEGSVGKTIGYQQAISTAEEQKSKITFDPNSANLHFTYMDKDSLDHTIYFTDAATNFNVIRMADDWATGGVALWRLGAEDPRLWTFFQKNLSIDSLKKTGVDMRKLTSVGLNNRVNVDYDGDGEVLDLITTPTTGVIDVKMDPATFTILDQHYIKLPTKYVIRRYGYAPKKVVLTFDDGPDPDFTPRILDILKAEKVPAAFFVVGAMAEKNIQLLRREYEEGYEIGNHTFFHPDISTISLKRVILELNSTRKLIESVTGRSTILFRPPFNADAEPQTLAEVIPVAESRRQSYITIGESIDPWDWQPGVTADSIIARTIRQKDNGSMILLHDAGGDTREETVKALPAIIHYFKSHGYEFTTIADVLGKTKDDLMPPIKPDPSTGIFGPAYDVFIHGYYYINWVLIYIFLSAIFLAIGRIVLIGILAVRQRSVDKKSKKLDRNTDVMPAVSIIVPAYNEEVNAVATIQSLLKTDYPSFEIIFVDDGSKDKTFAVVEAAYAGNPLIKILTKPNGGKASALNFGITHAQNDFVVCIDADTQLKTDAVYQLMTYFTDEEIGAVAGTVKVGNETNIITRWQSIEYITAQNMDRRAFDLINSITVVPGAIGAFRKSAIFRAGGFTYDTLAEDCDLTMRILKQGYVVRNCAEAIAYTEAPETINMLLKQRFRWSFGVMQSFWKNRDALFNKKYKFFGMVGMPNILIFQIILPLFSPLADLMMLFALFGEKPEKMLLYYVAFVLVDFIVGIIAFRMEKEDYKKLIYIIPQRFMWRQLMYYVLFKSLRKALKGELSGWGVLKRTGNVKVGGDGGKKSQPVYIVIGVAIIAVIVYLLYKHFS; this is encoded by the coding sequence ATGTCATCAAGCAAGCAAGTTTTTCAAGCTGATAACCCCGGTAGGTGGAACCGTTTTAAATGGTTAAGCCGTGTACTGCTGGCTGCACTGGTTATCGGCATTATAGCCGTTGTTGTTACTATCCGTTCAACTTATTACCCTGAGCTTCCCAACCTTAACCCTGCTCCCAAAAAAATGACCAAAGAGGAGCTTGAGCAGTTAAAAAGATCAACAAAGTTTAAATCGTTCAAAATTCAAAAGTCTGAGATAGAAGCACTTGAACGGGCCCGGAAACTTCATCAAATCAAACAACCAAACAATAAAGACCGTATAAACGCCGCTTTTTATCGTGCCTGGGAACCACAGGCTTATAACTCACTGGTGGTGAACATCGGTCACCTGGATATGGTAGTAAGCGAAGGCTTTTCTATAGTACCTAAAACCGATACCGTTGTAACCAAGCTCGATACCGGGCTAATGAACCTCAATAAAAAATATAACAAACCCATTGTTGTTTCGCTGTCAAACTATGTAAACTACAATAACACCCACGGCGGCTATGACACTAAAGATGTTGACCGGATTGTTAACAATAAAACACTCCGCAGTAATTTCATTAACAGCATAGTTAACTCGCTCACTAAAAATAAGCTAAAGGGTATTAATGTTGATTTTGATGAGCTGCGCGACCGAAACAGCAAAAATTACATAGCCTTTCAAAATGAGCTATATGCAACCCTGCATGCCAAAGGCTTCCTGGTTACGCAAAACGTGGTTCCCGAGGATGAAACTTTTGACATTACAAGGCTTCAGCATGTAAACGATTTCCTGTTCATCATGGCCATTGATGAGCACTATGAGGCTACAAATGCCGGCGATCTTTCAAATCAGCGCTGGGTTGAACAGATCCTGGACGAGGTATGTTCGAAGGTTCCGTCAGAAAAAGTAATTTTAACATTTGCGGGCGGCGCCTATGACTGGCCCGAAGGCAGTGTTGGTAAAACCATTGGTTACCAGCAGGCTATCAGTACTGCAGAGGAGCAAAAAAGCAAGATCACTTTTGATCCTAATTCGGCCAACCTGCATTTTACTTATATGGACAAGGACAGCCTTGACCATACCATTTACTTTACCGATGCGGCAACGAATTTTAACGTGATCCGCATGGCCGATGACTGGGCAACCGGCGGCGTGGCACTATGGCGTTTAGGGGCCGAAGATCCACGCCTGTGGACATTTTTCCAGAAAAACCTGTCGATAGACTCATTGAAAAAAACGGGTGTGGATATGCGCAAACTTACATCTGTAGGTTTAAACAACCGTGTAAATGTGGACTATGATGGCGATGGTGAAGTGCTTGACCTTATTACCACCCCTACTACTGGAGTGATCGACGTAAAAATGGACCCGGCTACATTTACCATCCTCGATCAGCATTATATAAAACTTCCCACTAAATATGTGATCCGCAGGTATGGTTATGCCCCTAAGAAAGTGGTTTTAACTTTTGACGATGGCCCCGATCCTGATTTTACACCCCGTATTTTAGATATCCTTAAAGCCGAAAAAGTACCGGCAGCATTCTTTGTTGTAGGTGCTATGGCCGAAAAAAACATACAGCTGCTCCGGCGCGAGTATGAAGAAGGTTATGAAATAGGCAACCACACGTTTTTCCACCCCGATATTTCAACCATCAGTTTAAAGAGGGTAATACTGGAGCTTAACTCTACCCGTAAGCTTATTGAATCGGTAACCGGCCGAAGCACTATCCTGTTTCGCCCGCCGTTTAATGCCGATGCCGAACCGCAAACCCTTGCCGAGGTTATCCCGGTTGCTGAAAGCCGCCGTCAGAGTTATATCACCATTGGCGAATCTATCGACCCCTGGGATTGGCAGCCCGGCGTAACTGCCGATAGCATTATTGCCCGTACCATCAGGCAAAAAGATAACGGATCGATGATATTGCTGCATGATGCCGGAGGTGATACCCGTGAAGAAACCGTTAAAGCCCTTCCCGCAATCATTCACTACTTTAAATCGCACGGCTACGAGTTTACCACTATTGCCGATGTGCTGGGTAAAACTAAAGACGACCTGATGCCGCCCATTAAACCGGATCCAAGCACAGGCATTTTCGGCCCGGCCTATGACGTTTTTATTCATGGTTATTACTATATAAACTGGGTGCTGATCTATATATTCCTGTCGGCCATATTCCTGGCCATTGGCCGCATTGTGCTAATCGGCATTTTGGCTGTGAGACAGCGAAGCGTGGATAAAAAATCCAAAAAGCTTGATCGCAATACGGATGTAATGCCTGCGGTAAGCATCATTGTTCCTGCCTACAACGAGGAGGTTAATGCAGTAGCAACTATACAAAGTCTGCTTAAAACCGATTATCCATCGTTCGAGATCATTTTTGTTGATGACGGATCAAAAGATAAAACCTTTGCGGTTGTGGAAGCCGCTTATGCAGGCAACCCGCTGATCAAAATTTTAACCAAACCCAACGGCGGCAAAGCGTCGGCACTAAACTTTGGTATTACCCATGCCCAAAATGATTTTGTGGTTTGTATTGATGCCGATACCCAGCTCAAAACTGATGCTGTTTACCAGTTGATGACCTACTTTACAGACGAGGAAATAGGCGCCGTAGCCGGAACCGTTAAAGTTGGTAACGAAACCAATATCATTACACGCTGGCAGTCGATAGAGTATATCACTGCGCAAAACATGGACCGCCGTGCATTCGATCTCATCAACAGTATTACCGTTGTACCCGGGGCCATAGGTGCGTTCCGTAAATCGGCTATTTTCCGCGCAGGCGGGTTTACTTATGATACCCTTGCCGAGGATTGCGACCTCACCATGCGTATACTTAAGCAAGGCTACGTGGTGCGTAATTGTGCCGAAGCCATTGCTTACACCGAGGCGCCCGAAACAATAAACATGCTGCTGAAACAACGTTTCCGCTGGAGTTTTGGCGTAATGCAAAGTTTCTGGAAAAACCGCGACGCACTGTTTAATAAAAAATACAAGTTTTTTGGAATGGTGGGGATGCCTAACATCCTTATTTTCCAGATCATATTGCCGCTGTTCTCCCCCCTGGCAGACCTGATGATGCTGTTCGCCCTGTTCGGCGAAAAACCAGAGAAGATGCTGCTATATTACGTAGCATTTGTGTTGGTTGATTTTATAGTAGGTATCATCGCTTTCCGCATGGAAAAGGAAGACTACAAGAAACTCATCTACATTATCCCGCAAAGGTTTATGTGGCGGCAGCTAATGTACTATGTGCTGTTTAAATCGCTGCGAAAAGCCCTAAAAGGCGAACTGAGCGGATGGGGCGTACTTAAGCGCACCGGTAATGTAAAAGTTGGTGGCGATGGCGGTAAAAAATCGCAGCCGGTTTATATTGTTATCGGTGTTGCAATAATTGCTGTGATCGTGTATTTACTGTATAAGCACTTTAGTTAA
- a CDS encoding alpha/beta hydrolase-fold protein, producing MTITEQEINITSALLEREVTLTVLKPEDGDIAEPLNLLLLNDGQELESLGLKNTLETLYNTNRLKPVLIVAIHAGDDRLDEYGIAGKPDFKGRGAKAAVYTQFIKEELLPQLQQLTGFNEFDITAFAGFSLGGLSAFDIVWNNPALFNKTGVFSGSFWWRGKDLAKGYTEADRLMHQVIRETKNKPAISAWLQTGTRDETSDRNKNGIIDAIDDTIDLIREMEANGFKRPEEIQYVEVVGGTHDTATWGKAMAKFLVWAFGR from the coding sequence ATGACGATAACCGAACAGGAAATAAATATAACCTCAGCACTGCTTGAGCGGGAAGTAACTTTAACCGTCCTGAAACCCGAGGATGGCGATATTGCTGAGCCTCTGAATTTACTGTTACTCAACGATGGACAGGAACTGGAGAGCCTGGGGTTAAAAAATACGCTCGAAACCTTATACAATACCAATCGGCTTAAACCGGTACTGATTGTGGCTATCCATGCCGGAGATGACCGCCTTGATGAATATGGCATTGCGGGTAAGCCCGATTTTAAAGGCCGTGGCGCAAAAGCTGCTGTATATACACAATTTATAAAAGAAGAATTGCTGCCTCAATTACAACAGTTGACCGGCTTTAATGAGTTTGATATAACGGCCTTTGCCGGCTTTTCGCTCGGTGGCTTATCTGCTTTTGATATTGTTTGGAACAACCCTGCATTGTTCAATAAAACCGGCGTTTTTTCAGGTTCGTTTTGGTGGAGAGGGAAAGATCTCGCTAAAGGTTACACCGAGGCCGACAGGTTAATGCACCAGGTAATAAGGGAAACCAAAAATAAACCGGCTATCAGCGCCTGGCTGCAAACCGGCACCAGAGATGAAACCAGCGACCGTAATAAAAATGGCATTATCGATGCCATTGATGATACCATCGACCTGATCAGGGAAATGGAAGCCAATGGTTTTAAACGCCCGGAGGAAATTCAGTATGTTGAAGTAGTAGGAGGTACGCATGATACTGCTACGTGGGGCAAGGCGATGGCCAAGTTTTTGGTTTGGGCTTTTGGGAGATAA
- a CDS encoding alpha/beta fold hydrolase: MTEKFHRWHSPNTNTDLEMLVFGDRGYPVIVFPTTKGRYYQNKDFGLIESVKWFVDNGLVKIYCPDTIDDRSWYNKGIHPADRAKTYAGYDRMLVNELIPWAMHETGVGKVAVAGCSFGGYHAANFAFKHPEKVKHLFSMGGAFDIKMFTDGYYDDNIFYNNPVDFLPGSNHQDLWQMNIVLGTSEYDICKRYNIQLSNILKQKNIKHWLDIRPFANHDWPIWREMFPHYLSTIK; encoded by the coding sequence TTGACCGAAAAATTTCACCGCTGGCACTCCCCCAACACCAACACCGACCTCGAAATGCTGGTATTCGGCGACCGCGGTTACCCTGTGATCGTTTTCCCGACCACAAAAGGCCGCTACTATCAAAACAAAGATTTCGGCCTTATCGAAAGCGTAAAATGGTTTGTTGACAATGGCCTGGTGAAGATCTATTGCCCCGATACCATCGACGACCGCAGCTGGTACAACAAAGGCATCCACCCGGCCGATAGGGCCAAAACCTATGCAGGTTACGATCGCATGCTGGTAAACGAGCTTATCCCCTGGGCAATGCATGAAACAGGTGTTGGCAAAGTAGCTGTGGCCGGCTGTAGTTTTGGCGGATACCATGCAGCCAATTTCGCATTCAAGCACCCCGAAAAAGTAAAGCACCTGTTTAGTATGGGCGGGGCTTTTGACATTAAAATGTTTACCGATGGCTATTATGATGACAACATTTTTTATAACAACCCGGTTGATTTTTTGCCGGGCAGCAATCATCAGGATCTTTGGCAAATGAACATTGTACTTGGTACATCCGAGTATGACATCTGCAAAAGATATAATATTCAGCTCTCAAATATTTTAAAACAAAAAAACATTAAACACTGGCTGGATATCCGCCCATTTGCGAATCACGACTGGCCCATCTGGCGCGAAATGTTCCCGCATTATCTATCAACAATTAAATAA
- a CDS encoding DUF2281 domain-containing protein, whose protein sequence is MVSATLIKKLDQLPPDLQTQIEKDVDKLLKKFTNVELLDGNQTVRGYGSLKGKIWMSEDFDEPLEDFKDYM, encoded by the coding sequence ATGGTTAGTGCTACACTTATAAAAAAGCTTGATCAATTACCACCTGACTTACAAACTCAGATAGAGAAAGATGTAGATAAGCTTTTGAAAAAGTTTACCAATGTTGAATTGTTAGATGGGAATCAGACTGTAAGGGGATATGGAAGTTTGAAAGGCAAAATTTGGATGTCGGAAGATTTTGACGAACCACTTGAGGATTTCAAAGATTATATGTAA
- a CDS encoding GMP synthase, with the protein MKPEIKVAILDLYDGIANEGMRGFQDILKRYKAEHDLNLSYQIFDVRRKCEMPGTNFDIYISSGGPGNPLETEGTEWEKKYFNLVDKLEDHNLSNNSNKKHVFFVCHSFQLMCRHYKLGDINMRRSPSFGVLPVNKTELGLNEPLFEGLAEPFYAVDSRSWQVINPDEKRFKELGMQLVAIEKERPHVDLPRAMMAIRYNDYFFATQFHPEADAGGMKGMLLREEKKQEVISEHGEVKYKEMLERLDDPDKITYTQHTLIPDFLDMAVGPTQPSPKGRGLLEVKED; encoded by the coding sequence ATGAAACCGGAAATAAAAGTGGCCATACTTGATCTGTATGATGGGATAGCGAACGAAGGTATGCGCGGTTTCCAGGATATTTTGAAGCGATATAAGGCCGAACATGATCTGAATTTAAGCTACCAGATCTTCGATGTACGCCGCAAATGCGAAATGCCGGGTACCAATTTTGATATCTATATTTCAAGCGGTGGCCCGGGTAACCCGTTAGAAACCGAGGGTACCGAATGGGAAAAGAAATATTTTAACCTGGTTGATAAGCTGGAAGATCATAACTTATCCAACAACAGTAACAAAAAGCATGTGTTCTTTGTGTGCCATTCGTTTCAGTTAATGTGCCGTCATTACAAGCTGGGCGATATCAATATGCGCCGTTCCCCTTCATTTGGGGTACTGCCGGTTAATAAAACCGAACTTGGTTTAAATGAGCCTTTATTTGAAGGTTTAGCCGAGCCTTTTTACGCCGTTGATTCACGAAGCTGGCAGGTGATCAACCCGGATGAAAAACGTTTTAAGGAACTGGGTATGCAACTGGTGGCGATAGAAAAAGAACGTCCGCATGTTGATTTGCCCAGGGCTATGATGGCTATCCGGTATAATGATTATTTCTTCGCCACGCAGTTTCATCCCGAAGCCGACGCCGGAGGGATGAAGGGAATGCTGCTTCGCGAAGAAAAAAAGCAGGAGGTGATCAGCGAGCATGGTGAGGTTAAATACAAGGAAATGCTTGAACGCCTTGATGATCCGGATAAAATAACATATACCCAGCATACGCTGATCCCTGATTTTTTGGATATGGCGGTTGGCCCCACCCAACCCTCCCCTAAAGGGAGAGGGCTTTTAGAAGTTAAAGAAGATTAA